A window of the Narcine bancroftii isolate sNarBan1 chromosome 4, sNarBan1.hap1, whole genome shotgun sequence genome harbors these coding sequences:
- the LOC138760312 gene encoding NHS-like protein 1 isoform X3, which yields MVAVSLTLFSLLRKYSRCCSFLTIEEPTVAPADEEMLFHSRRPKTPVPPDPSEIDVQTNWTKALPLPTPEEKMRQQAQAIQTDVVPINVTGESFDRQAGNRRSLVHSNTPLRRPTKIKRRKTITGLPESVQKELGSGQSLARGSSTILQGHFSTMSRLESSRSSKARSSTRDSSCQTEEIKVVPPSVRRIRAQKGQGIAAQLAGTSGCVSPVLGATGSPPARDQLRFHSLPRQGAKVSLLDGRGAGAGGRTECPQPSRARGPEAKIRPCLLPRPKSQEVGGGQKTSKEAMEQSSPASSPHVMLSPRAELSSTAPDPSGEILGEPREDHCSSSGNWSASSGEDGVGSARQSPTSDTTPALSRSDSAVCLASTLRPSGQTPEGRSLSMPPPPPADRSGLGPDEPPPLSKRWQGQGDRSLSRSISLRKTKKPPLPPARTDSLRRKPKGSSPVLSQSLIASLQRSLEGGLSRQDSPAASPGPPSTGAPDPWLMRPRSQSSSNSSTCGSHQYSTGAATPSQSETSSLRSECGDPWAYYSQGGGGLEVDAWHGGAYDSSAHPKLKSLSPEKSLGVTSPSSGYSSQCNTPTGAGPPHQALPRPAKTKPKVPERKSSLRSSLSTSSSSASLSSSTSDSRPQVGATSLSVPEFQLPLPTSPPLSVVPLPPPPTYLLPPSNLPLPTSSSRNLPLPKTPSRNFSMATSPTLATSSSRSLPLPTSPSPDLLVPKSLSQNLPVPTSPAPDLPESISPPPNLPVPISPPLNLPLPTSPPPDLLVPISPSRNFSLPNSPSCNLPLPTSRPSDLAVRTSRPSDLPLPMSLFPPPPLFVTPPPLPSSPPPAPPLPKPPQLPLPLPPLPRLDLKVPRGGKKPPPSPAPSRGGPEAPGQQGDVRDSPACLPLITADALRTVKLRSMRRGGQSEPPRVGKPQHKPAVPQRPSSFHSPTKHPHNTSMPVAKAMDAPSTDLPSPESSTGTAKNPELSTLSNTAKSELGPKLELLPCGSGPTDQGTGANTRIHLEQHPAGVLTPKRSKLPVRMPPPIARKPKLSLLVPPSPWDLAAHEKRPPDTLKSAAEPADGVGGEQPPGQDTEEVNSGPAEKLESTLRPQGWGADQSDADRASEGGQRNPRRQEQAVNVSPTWDQLDGDSFTSCQENEIDDVFEDSFVGQASGCEDGSEQPSTPSRPRTTEDLFAAIHRSKRRVLGRKDSEDEFSRTQTPSSPVTPTGVLPSPGSLRQAGSIQRTLRKSSTSSDSFKALLLRKGSRPEQGCRMSAAEMLRSSNPRQYPPEPERPVGRPAGQRGRNPREEWASHEGPMPRGAGLMGPGIRYGRSRTPPLAASSRYSARLHLHRLHSSPMTVIREAEAWEASESLWPEEETRRHGESGVNDQGTEPAPKTGDATPREDFQPLTSLSGLVAQGTNKPTAEDVWQHSPADISCQGEEQALKGDPPTSQSRALGQGTTGNANRDWVS from the exons GCAGTGGACAGTCCCTGGCCAGAGGTTCATCCACCATTCTGCAGGGCCACTTTTCCACCATGAGTCGTCTGGAGAGCAGCAGGTCCAGCAAGGCTCGGTCATCGACCAGGGACTCCTCCTGCCAGACGGAAGAGATCAAGGTGGTGCCACCGTCCGTACGTAGGATCCGGGCCCAGAAAGGGCAAGGCATCGCGGCCCAGCTCGCCGGCACCTCGGGCTGCGTGTCGCCAGTACTCGGCGCCACTGGCAGCCCCCCAGCCCGTGACCAACTGCGCTTCCACAGCCTGCCGAGACAAGGTGCCAAGGTCTCTCTGCTGGACGGCAGAGGGGCTGGCGCAGGGGGCCGGACAGAATGCCCGCAGCCCAGCCGAGCCAGAGGCCCCGAGGCCAAAATCAGGCCCTGCCTGCTGCCCAGGCCCAAGTCCCAAGAGGTGGGAGGAGGGCAGAAGACATCCAAAGAGGCAATGGAACAGTCATCACCGGCATCCTCACCCCATGTAATGCTCTCCCCCCGCGCTGAGCTGAGCTCCACGGCTCCTGACCCCTCGGGCGAGATCCTAGGCGAGCCTCGGGAAGACCACTGTTCCTCCAGCGGGAACTGGAGCGCCAGCAGTGGTGAGGATGGGGTGGGCTCAGCCCGGCAGTCGCCGACTTCGGACACCACGCCAGCCCTGTCCCGCTCTGACTCGGCTGTTTGCTTGGCCTCAACCCTTCGGCCTAGTGGCCAAACCCCGGAGGGTCGCTCCCTCTCCATGCCACCCCCACCACCAGCTGATAGGAGCGGCCTGGGCCCTGATGAACCACCTCCATTGAGCAAAAGATGGCAGGGCCAAGGCGACCGGTCCCTCTCCCGCAGCATCTCTCTGAGGAAGACCAAGAAGCCACCACTGCCCCCAGCCCGCACCGACTCCTTGCGCCGGAAACCCAAAGGGAGCAGCCCCGTGCTCAGCCAGTCGTTGATCGCTAGCCTCCAGCGCTCCCTGGAAGGAGGCCTCAGCCGTCAGGACAGCCCCGCGGCTTCCCCCGGCCCCCCATCCACTGGGGCTCCTGACCCCTGGCTCATGAGACCCCGCAGCCAGAGCAGCAGCAACAGCTCCACGTGCGGCAGCCACCAGTACTCCACAGGAGCCGCCACGCCATCCCAGAGTGAGACCAGCAGCCTACGCTCCGAGTGCGGCGATCCCTGGGCCTACTACAGCCAAGGCGGGGGAGGGCTGGAGGTTGATGCCTGGCATGGTGGGGCCTACGACTCCTCTGCGCACCCTAAGCTAAAGAGCCTTTCCCCGGAAAAGTCGCTGGGCGTGACCTCGCCATCCAGCGGCTACTCCAGCCAGTGTAACACCCCCACCGGTGCTGGACCCCCACACCAGGCCTTGCCCAGGCCTGCCAAAACCAAGCCCAAAGTCCCCGAACGCAAATCCTCGCTGcgctcctccctctccacctcctcgtcctccgcctccctctcctCTAGCACCTCCGATTCACGGCCTCAGGTTGGAGCCACATCCTTGAGTGTTCCTGAATTTCAGCTCCCTCTGCCCACCTCACCTCCTCTGTCCGTGGTAcccttaccccctcccccaacgTACTTGTTGCCACCTTCCAATCTCCCTCTGCCCACATCATCATCTCGAAATCTCCCTCTGCCcaaaacaccctctcgaaatttcTCCATGGCCACATCACCAACTCTGGCCACATCATCCTCTCGAAGTCTCCCTCTGCCCACGTCACCCTCCCCCGATCTCCTTGTGCCCAAGTCACTCTCTCAAAATCTCCCTGTGCCCACATCACCCGCTCCCGATCTCCCTGAGTCCATATCACCTCCTCCCAATCTCCCTGTGCCCATATCACCCCCTCTCAACCTACCTCTGCCTACGTCACCCCCTCCTGATCTCCTTGTGCCCATATCACCTTCTCGAAATTTCTCCCTGCCCAATTCACCCTCTTGCAATCTCCCCCTGCCCACGTCTCGCCCTTCCGATCTTGCTGTGCGCACGTCACGCCCTTCCGACCTCcctctccccatgtctctctttcctcctccccctctttttGTGACCCCTCCTCCCCTACCATCCTCACCCCCTCCAGCACCTCCTTTGCCCAAGCCACCCCAGTTACCCTTGCCACTCCCTCCTCTGCCCCGTTTGGATCTGAAGGTGCCGCGAGGTGGAAAGAAACCCCCgccctcgcctgccccttcccgCGGGGGTCCGGAAGCCCCTGGGCAGCAGGGCGATGTCCGCGACTCTCCGGCATGCCTGCCCCTCATCACAGCCGATGCTCTGCGGACGGTGAAGCTGAGGAGCATGAGgagaggtggacaatcagagcCCCCACGGGTGGGGAAGCCTCAGCATAAACCAGCAGTGCCGCAGCGACCATCTTCCTTTCACAGCCCCACCAAACATCCTCACAATACCAGCATGCCAGTGGCCAAAGCCATGGATGCTCCCAGTACTGATCTGCCCAGCCCAGAGAGCAGCACAGGGACTGCCAAAAACCCTGAATTATCAACACTCTCTAACACAGCCAAGAGCGAGCTTGGGCCCAAACTGGAACTGTTGCCCTGTGGTTCCGGACCCACCGACCAGGGGACTGGAGCTAACACCAGGATCCACCTGGAACAGCATCCAGCTGGAGTCCTGACTCCCAAGAGGTCCAAACTGCCCGTCAGAATGCCTCCGCCCATCGCTAGGAAACCCAAGCTGAGCCTGCTTGTCCCACCCTCACCTTGGGACCTCGCCGCTCACGAGAAGCGGCCGCCAGACACCCTGAAATCAGCGGCGGAGCCAGCTGATGGGGTTGGTGGGGAACAGCCGCCAGGGCAGGACACGGAGGAGGTCAACTCGGGCCCTGCTGAGAAGTTGGAGAGCACGCTGCGGCCCCAGGGGTGGGGAGCCGATCAGAGTGATGCGGACAGAGCCTCGGAAGGCGGCCAGAGAAACCCAAGAAGGCAAGAGCAGGCAGTAAACGTCTCACCTACATGGGATCAACTGGATGGGGACAGCTTCACATCTTGCCAAGAAAATGAAATTG ATGATGTGTTTGAAGACAGTTTTGTGGGTCAGGCCAGTGGCTGCGAAGATGGCAGTGAACAGCCAAGCACTCCCAGCCGGCCCAGGACGACGGAGGACTTGTTCGCTGCAATTCACAG GTCCAAAAGGCGGGTCCTGGGCCGAAAAGATTCGGAGGACGAGTTCAGCCGGACACAGACCCCATCGTCTCCAGTCACCCCAACGGGGGTGTTGCCCAGCCCGGGCTCCCTCAGGCAAGCGGGATCCATCCAGAGGACGTTACGGAAGTCCAGCACCAGCAGCGACAGCTTCAAGGCGCTGCTGCTGAGGAAGGGGAGCCGGCCTGAGCAGGGCTGCCGCATGTCAGCTGCTGAGATGCTCAGGAGCTCCAACCCCAGGCAATACCCACCAGAACCAGAGCGGCCCGTCGGACGGCCAGCAGGTCAACGGGGCCGGAACCCGCGGGAGGAGTGGGCCTCTCACGAAGGCCCGATGCCTCGAGGAGCCGGGCTGATGGGGCCGGGTATCCGCTACGGCCGCTCCCGGACCCCGCCCTTGGCGGCCAGCAGCCGCTACAGTGCCAGGCTCCACCTGCACCGCCTCCACAGTAGCCCCATGACCGTCATACGAGAGGCCGAGGCTTGGGAGGCCTCTGAGTCCCTGTGGCCTGAAGAGGAGACCCGGCGACATGGTGAGAGTGGGGTGAATGACCAGGGGACAGAGCCAGCACCAAAGACAGGTGACGCGACCCCACGGGAGGACTTCCAGCCTCTTACATCACTATCTGGGCTTGTGGCACAGGGCACCAACAAGCCAACAGCAGAGGACGTCTGGCAACACAGCCCGGCTGACATCAGCTGTCAGGGAGAAGAGCAAGCACTGAAAGGAGACCCTCCTACATCACAATCCAGGGCACTGGGACAGGGCACCACTGGAAATGCCAATCGAGACTGGGTCTCATGA